From Priestia aryabhattai, one genomic window encodes:
- the yihA gene encoding ribosome biogenesis GTP-binding protein YihA/YsxC, translated as MKVTQADIVISAVRPEQYPKENLPEFALAGRSNVGKSSFINKMLNRKSLARTSSKPGKTQTLNFFLINEILHFVDVPGYGFAKVSKKEREAWGKMIETYLTNRDQLKAVLMIVDLRHAPSKDDVMMYEFLKHHDIPVMVIATKADKIPKGKWQKHLKVVRETLDLDPNDELIHFSSETGEGKDKAWKSLQYRMTH; from the coding sequence ATGAAAGTAACTCAAGCTGATATTGTCATCAGTGCCGTACGCCCTGAACAATATCCTAAAGAAAACCTGCCAGAATTTGCTTTAGCAGGCCGTTCAAATGTAGGAAAATCATCTTTTATTAATAAGATGCTCAATCGCAAAAGCTTAGCGCGTACGTCGTCTAAGCCTGGAAAAACTCAAACGCTTAACTTCTTTTTAATTAATGAAATCCTTCACTTTGTAGACGTACCTGGCTACGGATTTGCAAAAGTGTCTAAAAAAGAGCGTGAAGCATGGGGGAAAATGATTGAAACGTATTTAACAAATCGTGACCAGCTTAAAGCTGTGTTAATGATTGTTGATTTACGCCATGCCCCTTCAAAGGATGACGTTATGATGTATGAGTTTTTGAAGCACCATGACATTCCTGTTATGGTCATTGCGACGAAAGCTGATAAAATTCCTAAAGGAAAATGGCAAAAGCATTTAAAAGTAGTGAGAGAAACGCTGGATTTAGATCCAAATGATGAATTAATTCACTTCTCATCTGAAACAGGTGAAGGAAAAGATAAAGCGTGGAAATCTTTGCAGTATCGCATGACTCACTAA